One window from the genome of Crassostrea angulata isolate pt1a10 chromosome 2, ASM2561291v2, whole genome shotgun sequence encodes:
- the LOC128171163 gene encoding neuropeptide S receptor-like, producing the protein MNPITTGRIERAPLSAFSIFFNMVCIIGNSAVLHIFRTKYKKSNYRFFVLLLASFDMGSGIVFGMKEQFRIQRVYHGGTSVACQVLNYVGHSVGMGTVFMVLFIAVERYKKICTPFQTQFTIAQCVRFCVIAIIISAIFNIPTIFIFGKREFKIENINASRCCVLKRLDGTIFPILYFGSLNTVSLAVVISIIVIQLKVRAVIFRQSQLRKRMGFTCKTKPEKAETSLSCEDGNNVDNEIKLPAITMTIASREMSTKKKTSDESKAVRIAVTFCIITALLIISIQAMFMNEIILAVSRYLRPEDKISKNQDIFNVYFPDIFTLNGMLNPFIYFIVDNKFRHEVKTLCRR; encoded by the coding sequence ATGAATCCAATAACCACAGGCCGTATCGAAAGGGCGCCACTGAGTGCATTCTCCATATTCTTTAACATGGTGTGCATTATAGGTAATTCGGCTGTGCTTCACATTTTCCGCACCAAATACAAGAAATCCAACTACCGCTTCTTTGTGCTATTATTAGCCTCATTTGACATGGGGAGTGGGATTGTTTTTGGGATGAAAGAACAATTCCGAATACAGCGCGTGTATCACGGTGGGACATCAGTCGCTTGTCAGGTTTTAAACTACGTCGGGCATTCTGTTGGCATGGGAACAGTATTCATGGTACTGTTTATAGCCGTTGAACGCTACAAGAAAATATGCACTCCATTTCAAACTCAATTCACAATTGCACAGTGTGTTAGATTCTGTGTTATTGCAATTATTATCAGTGCTATTTTTAACATCccaacaattttcattttcggCAAAAGAGAATTCAAAATCGAAAATATCAACGCTTCTAGATGCTGTGTGTTAAAGAGATTGGATGGAACCATATTCCCGATTCTGTATTTTGGATCACTGAACACAGTGTCTCTTGCTGTTGTCATCTCAATCATAGTTATACAGTTGAAAGTAAGAgcagttatttttcgtcaatcTCAACTTAGGAAGAGAATGggttttacatgtaaaacaaagcCAGAGAAAGCAGAAACCTCCCTTTCATGCGAAGATGGTAATAATGTcgataatgaaataaaattaccaGCCATCACAATGACTATTGCATCCAGAGAAATGTCAACAAAGAAAAAGACGAGTGACGAATCAAAGGCAGTTAGAATAGCCGTGACTTTCTGCATCATTACAGCCTTGCTGATAATCAGCATTCAAGCGATGTTTATGAACGAGATTATCTTAGCAGTATCCAGGTACCTCCGTCCTGAggataaaatttcaaagaatcAAGATATCTTCAATGTATACTTTCCTGACATTTTTACGTTGAATGGAATGTTAAATCCTTTCATCTATTTCATCGTTGATAACAAATTCAGACATGAAGTCAAAACATTGTGTCGGCGATAA